A segment of the Bdellovibrio bacteriovorus genome:
TTTTCCAAGCTCAGCTTCCTGACCACGCAGGGCCTGTTCCTGAACCTTGACGTCCGCTTCGCGATCCTGAAGTTTCTTTTTTTCTTCCTGAACGATGGCGTCGGCTTTGGCTTTTTTCTCGTTGGCGACTTCCTGCAGATCCTCGATGCGTCCTTCGGACTTCAGCATCTCGGGTTCCACTTTGGTCCACAATTCCATTTCGATTTCCTGGATGCGTTCTTTTTCCTCCAGGTTGCGAAGTTCGATGACTTCATTGGCTTCGTCCAAAATATCCTGGGCCTCTTCGCGAGCCAGACGCAAAGTGCGTGCTCTGAAGAATTTGTGCAAGGCCCAGCCCAAACCACCACCGGCGACAATTCCAATTATGGCTGTAGCAATCATTGCAATCATAAGGGTACTCCTAACCCCGTTATTGTACCTCCCAAAGGAAGGTCATTGCAAACCTTTGCCGCGCCAATGGGGGCCTTTACTTCTGGCGTTATGGACGGTAGGCTACCTCTCAAAGCGCGTTGCAGGAGGTTTTAATGGGTCATATGGCGTGTCAAACGAAGTGGGTTGGAGGAATCGGGTTCGAATCACAGATTCGTGACCACAAGGTTGCTATGGACTCACGCAGCGACGGAGGCAAGGACCAAGGACCATCTCCAAAAGAGCTGCTTTTGGCCAGCATCTGCGGGTGTACCGGAATGGACGTGGTTTCCATTCTGCAAAAAATGAGAGTCGGGCTTCAGTCCTGCAACGTGGACGCAGATACCGACACCACGGCGGGCTATCCGTCCATTTTTGACCGCGTGAAACTGAAATTTCTCGTAAAAGGCGACATGAAAAACGAGCAGTTGATGAAGGCCGTGACGCTGTCCATGACCAAGTACTGCGGTGTCAGTGCCATGGTCGTGAAGGCTTCCCCTATTGATTACGAAGTGTTTCTGAACGATGTAAAGATTGGCGAAGGACAGGCCGATTTTGAAAGCGCAGCCAAGGCATGATCGAAATTCAGATTCCTTTTGCCGAACTTGACTTCACCTATGCCCGGTCTCGCGGACCCGGCGGGCAGAACGTCAATCGCACCAACTCGGCGGCGATCCTGCGTTGGAATCTGATGAGCTCCCAGGTGATCAGTGAAGAATTAAAACTGCGCCTGCAGGCCAAGCTGGCAGCGCAGTTGACCGAAGACGGGGATATTCTGATTCGCAGTGATGTGCATCGCGATCAGGATCAGAACCGTTCTGAGTGTATTGCGCGTCTGCATGCACTTTTAAGAAAAGCACTCTTTGTTCCCAAAAAACGGGTGGCCACCAAACCTTCTCGCAGTTCTGTGCGCAAGCGTCTGGATACCAAGCGCAAGCACTCTGAAACCAAAACCCTGCGCCAAAAAGTGAAATGATCTAAACGGCTGGTTCTGCGACGTGCTCCACTGGAGCCGGACCGCCACCTTCGACCGCTTCAATACGACGGGACAGGAAGATCGCCACAAAGGTGAAGCCGATGGCGATGTAGCCCACCGTCGGGTAGTGCTCCAGCCGTCCGTTCGCTCCGGTGGTGACGATCAGTCCGCCGATATAGCTTGAAACTGCCGATGACAACTGCTGAACGCAACTGACGATACTCATGAAGCTCCCGCGGTTTTGCGGGCGGGCTGTACCAGAAACCAATGCTGTTGCGGGAATCATGCGCCCGCCGGAAACCACAAAGAAGAAGGCGCAAATCGCCAGCACCACCCACAGCGGACTTGGTCCCAGATGGGTGATCACCCAGTAAGGGATCAGCGTCACCAGGGCACCCCACAGGAAAACTTTGTGTTTGCCATAGCGATCCGCCAGGCGACCGATAAACGGGGAACTGAAGATCGTAAAAGCCCCGCCGATCATGTACATCAGTGGCAGTTGGGATTCGCTTAAGCCGGCGTTCGCAACCAGTGAAGGGGACAGGAAAGGGATGATGGCAAAATGGCCGAACATCACCGAAGACATGAAATACAGTCCACGGCGCTGGTTTTTGTTGCTCGCGATGCGCGTGATGGTGTTCCACATCGGCTCTTTATTCGTGCCGCCTTCAAGGTGCTTGCTCATGGCGGGCACTTTGAACCAGATCACCACACAAAGTGCCAGGGACGTGCAGCCCAGGAAGATGAACGGGGCGTGCCAGTTGAACTGGTTTGCCAGATACAGACTGAACGGAACCCCCAGGATGGAAGCCATGGAAAACGAAGTCATGATCACGCCCATGGCGCTGCCTCGGCGCTCGTAGGAAATCGCATCACTGACGATGGAAAGAACCAAAGATCCCAGCACACCGCCAAAGACGCCGGTCAGGCCGCGGGCCAAAAGCAGCATTTCATAATTGGGCGCCAGACCGCAGGCCACTGTTCCCACGGAAAAGCCGATAAAGAAAAACAGCAGGCATGCTTTGCGATCGAACTTGTCCAGGAAAAAAGAGGCGGCAAAGCCGCTCAGTCCCGCAAAGAAGGTGTACGATGACACGAGGAGTCCGAACTGGTGTGGATTGATCGCAAACATGCGCATCAACTGCGGTCCCAGCGGCATCATGATCATGAAGTCCACGATGGAGCTGAACTGAATGGAAGCCAGGATCGCGAGAAGGAGTTTTTCTTGTTTGGAAAACACGGGGGGTCCTTTTTGTTGACGTGTTTAAAACTTACCGATAAGCCATGGATATGGCAACAATTTGGAAGTTTACAAAGTTTGTTATTGGTTTGGTTGTACTTGGTTTGATTCTGTGGGCGGTGCTGGCGAACTACAGCGTGATTTTCTCTAAAACTGTGATTGGTGAAATCACCAGTGTTGAGCGTGTGGAGCTTCCTGTGGCGCTTGTCACACGCGCTGAAGGTAACATCACTTCTCAGGTGTTCTCTTTCGCTATTGGTATTAAGGACACTAAAACAAACGAAATCTTCACGGCGTCTTCTGAAGACCGTCAGTGGGCGGTGGCGCAGCCGGGTCAGTGCGCTGAGGCTGTTTTCCTGCCTTATCCGCCTTGGCAGTTCACAAAGAAAGACACTTATTTCGGAGCTCGTCTGGTAAAACTGTACGAGTGCGCAAAGTAAGGCACGATGTTTGAGTTACTGCTGCTGATCACTTCCATGGCCGCCGGATTCCTCGGGGCCCTTTTGGGGCTTGGTGGCGGAATTATTGTGGTGCCGGTTCTGACGCTTGTGTACCACGTTGATATTCGCTATGCGATTGCCGCCAGTCTTATTTCGATTGTGGCGACGTCTTCGGGCGCTGCTGCCAGTTATCTGAAAGATTCTTTGACCAATTTGCGACTGGCCGTGTTTCTGGAAGTGGGAACGGTCAGCGGTGCCATTGTTGGTTTTTTGATTTCATCCTTTATCAAAGCACAATTCCTGTTCCTTTTGTTTGGCACCTTTTTGCTGTTTTCGGCGCTGATGATGCTGCGAAAACGCGGCGAACACATTGCGACAGTCAATCACCCTTGGGCGGAAAAACTGAAGCTGGATGGTATCTATCCTGAAAGCGACAACCGACTGGTTGAATACAAAGTCCAGAATGTTCCACTGGGATTGTTTGCCATGTTCGGTGCGGGTGTGATGTCGGCTCTTTTGGGTATCGGCAGTGGCATTTTCAAAGTTCTGGCCATGGATGGGGCGATGAAGCTTCCGATCAAAGTTTCCAGTGCGACGTCCAATTTTATGATTGGCGTGACGGCCTCTGCCAGCGCCGGGGCGTATCTTTTGCGCGGGGACATCCGTCCTGAAATCGCGGCGCCCGTGGCAGTGGGAATTATCGTGGGATCCTTTGTGGGGGCCAAGGCCATGGTGAAAATCCCGGCCGTGCGCATTCGTCAGATCTTCGTGGTGGTTCTAAGCATCGTTTCCATTCAGATGATCATCAAGGGGTTGAAATGACGCCAACGCCGCAAACAAAACCTGACAAAGATTCTTTGCATGACCTGGAGCTGACAATCAGTCAGATCCTTCGTGGCGGCGTACTGTTTGCCGGAATCTTTCTGCTGACGGGCTGGGTGTGGATGTGGTTGCGTGACGGCGACAATTTGCAGTCTTTCACTGTTTATGAACCTCGTCCCTTTGTTGAGAATATTCAGTGGGCGCTGGTGATGAATGACCGGGCTTTGTTGATTGCTCAGTTCGGGCTGGTGGTGTTGGTCTGTCTGCCTTTGGTGCGAGTCCTGATGACTGCGATTTTGTTCCTGAAGCAAAAGGACAAGGGCCTGGCGGTGATGGCGCTGACGGTGTTTGTGGCTTTGGTGGGCAGTTTCCTTTTGGGGATTGATCTGTAAAGTTTTAAAGCAAGTTCTTCGCCAGATACCATGGCAGAATGATGTACAAAGTAATGTCCCGAATCAGATAGTACGCGAAAAAGACCGCAAAGAATTTCCATCCATAACGGCGGATCACGCCTTTTAATCCGCTTTCGCGGAATATCTGCTTCGCTTCACGAAACACCCGCGGCGTCCAGCGATCCAGAAATTTTGTCTTGGGTGGAGCTTGTTCCATATCTAAAAAAGAACCCCCTGCTGTATCTATCCTCTCCTTTAAAGGCGAATAGTCAAGGGGTCAATAAACGGGGCAGGAGTCCGTGAGAAGGAGGGAATGAGAACATGAATGAGGGGAAAATTCACGGAGCTCCTGTCTGATTTCATTACACTCCTGATGGTGCGTTTTGTCAAAAGGTCGAGGCGCCAGTGAAAAACGCTGGTCCATCTCTGGGCGGGAGTCCTACTATCAAGATATGAATATGAAAAATCTCAAATACACTCTGTTCGTTCACCTTTATGGTCTTTTCAAAATTCCTTTGGTTCTGTTTGTCAGTCCACGTGTGGTGGAGGCGGGAAAAAAGCGCTTTGTGATCAAGATCCCGCTGGGGTACCGCACGAAGAATCACCTGAACTCGATGTACTTTGGCGCCCTGGGGATTGGCGCTGAGCTTTCGATCGCCGCGGCGGCGGTGTTTGCCATTGCCGAAAGCAAGCAGAAGATTGATTTTGTCTTTAAGGATTTCAAGGGCGACTATCTAAAGCGCGGTGACGGCGATGTTCATTTTATCTGTGACGAAGTTGAAATGGTGAATTCTTTGATCGAAGAATCCAAAACCAATCCGCATCGTATCGAAAGAAAAATGAAAGGTTACGCGATTGTTCCTTCCGTCAGCGAGACTGAGCCCATCATGACTTATGAGCTCACTCTGTCGGTCCGAAACAGATCACTCAAGGCCTAACTGGGAAAGGCTTTTTACGCTCTCATCGTATTCGTTGATGAGCTTGGCGTAGATCTCTTTCACGGTCAGAATTTCCTCCACCAGACCGACGGATTGGCCTGCAGTCCAGACGGTTTTCCAAGTGGGTTTGGTGGCAGCCGCTTCCAGGGATTTCATTCCCATCAGATGAATCAAAGGCACCATGTATTTCTTCGTCAGTTTGTAGTCTTTCAGGATTTTCATCGCCCAAGGCAAATCAGTTCCCATTTTCTGTACATAAGGAGTGTTGATCACTGCTGCGGGTGTGCCTGACACCCGCGTGGTCATCACGATGTCTTCCGGGGTGGATTTGACGATGGCATCTTTGTAGGACTGATCCACCTGTGCTTCGCGGCTGGCGATAAAGCGGGTTCCCACGCTGACTCCGGAGGCGCCCAGCGCCAGGCATGCGGATATCATCGAGCCGTGAGCAATGCCTCCGGCGGCAATGATCGGAATCTGCAGGCGGGTCTTAAGCCACGGAATCAAAACCAACGGAGAAATCGGGCCGGCATGGCCGCCAGCGCCTGCGCCCACGGCAATCACGCCGTCCGCACCCATGTCCTGAACCTTCAGGGCGTGCTCAAGATTCGTCACATCACAGAAAACCTTCGCGCCGTTTTTGTGGGCGTCCTGAATTACAGATTTGGGACTTCCCAAAGAGGTAATGAACATGTCCACGCCGTGATCCAAAGCGACTTTGATGTCTTCGTTTTGGCGGGTATTGCTTTTGTTCACAATGACGTTCACGCCAATAGGTTTCTTGGTGCGGCTTTTGATGTTCTTAAGGGCTTCGGCGTATTGTTCAATCGGACGATAATTCAGTGCAGGGAAGGTGCCGATTCCGCCGGCCTCGCTGGCTTCGACGACAATGTCCGTGTTGCTTACCAGAAACATCGGGGCGGCGATGATGGGATAATTAATGCCCATAGTGTCGGTGAAACTGGTTTTGATCTTTTTGAGCATAAAAAAAGCCTCCCTGCTTTCATAAAGAATACGGGGAGGCTTGGAGGACGCAAGTAATTTCTTAAGGCTTCAGGTATCTGCTGAACAGAGTGAAGACTTCTTTTTTGATCGCTTCTTCGCGCTCGACAGTTTGCGGTCCCAACAATCCCAGTTGCAGGATGTTGTTAAAGCAACTGACCACGAAAAGGGCCATCATGTCGCGGTCACGCCCCTGGTAAGCCGGCATGTGTGCCAGAACCGCTTTTTGATAGTGTTCAAAGAACACGCGGCGTGTTTCCCAGTAATCCAGCATACCCTGAACGCCTTGCAGGGCCGTTCTTAGTGGGCGGTTGTCGTGGAAGCGCGTAAATCCAATGTCGATGAAGGCATGGATCTTGGCATCCAGGTCCGGCGTTTGAAGATGAGCCAGTTTCTCTTCAATATATGCCAGATCTTTCTGCAGAAGATCGTCGATCACCGCAGCCACAATGGCTTCTTTGTTGGCAAAGAACTGATACAGAGACCCGATGCTGACGCCCGCCATTTCGGCGATCTTGTCAGTAGTGATAGCGTGGTAGGGCTCTTGAACCAGAAGGCGTGCGCAGGATTCTACAATGCTAGCCACCGTCTCTTTGGAACGTTTCTGGACGGGGATTTTCAGCATGTACTTCTTTTCAGGACTTGTGTGAGTTTGTGGAGCTGCACCCATAATTTCCTCCTTTTTGAGGTTATAAACTTGGCTCAGGTTCATATTCGGCCAAGAGGGTTTATAATTCAATACTAGTTCCCTAAGTATCATTTAGCGGTACCGACGTCCTCCCTAGAGGTACATCTTTACCGGTTCTTAACATAAAATTAAAACTATCGTCTTATTCTGATCCTATACCCCTAAACATTAGAAGTATTGCTCTATCGTAATCAAAAAACAGTAGAAATAAGAGCTTTTAATTATGTTTATGTCGAAATACGTGTTTTCTACGAGCTGTTTTTAAATATTCCTTCTAACTTTGTGAATGAAACTTTTGAGATCTGCTGCGGAAACTCACCGAAAAGTTCATTTGAAAGCAGGATTGGGGATCCAATACGTTGCTTTTGTTCCTGCCGTTCATCGCTGCGCGCAATGCTCATGGAGGCGATCGACCTCACATTTTAAACCACCATTAGTAAGGCTGCTAAGTATACGAAGTTACGAGTCTTAATTAGTTTTGCAAAGCATCTGGATTGCGAGAGGTCTTTAATTATTTTGGGTCCTATGATGGGCATCATGTTTTGCAGAGCGGCTTTCGGCGACTATGAAATGGATGGAGGTGGTGTGTGGATGGCCAGAATGATTTAAAGCACTTTGCAAATCTGGGAACCAAGCTGGGTTTGTGCGTGAAGGATCAGGACAAACGAGTTCTTTATCAGAATGGAAACAGCATCCGCACTTGTGGCAATATGCTGGGGCAGCAGTGCTCCAAGACATGCATGACTCTGTACAAGAAGATCGAAGAGTGTTCGGCCATCTCTGAAGGCATGAAACTTTTTAAAGCCACTGAAATTGAAGGTCACAAAGTGGATGCGCTGATCGTGAATGACGGCGACAAGATCACCACCATGCTTTATCCACTGGATGAAAGCGAAGAAAAGTTCCAGAAACAGGAAGCCTACTTCCGCGAAAAAGGTCTGACCAAAAGTGAAATCCGTATCATGCAGATGGTTCTTCAGGGTATGACCAACGCCAACATCGCCGAGAAGCTTTTCATCTCCAAGGCGACGTTGAAAACTCATTTGAATAATATTTATAAGAAACTTCCAGAATCCATGCGCCCATCCCAGGTGCGCAACTAAGGGGACGGCTCGACAAAGCGGTCCTCTTTCTTGTCATAGAAGTGGCGGGTCAGCACGTACACCGGGCAATGGGCCTTGCGAACGACGTTGCGGGTGTAACTTCCCAGCAAAGCGGCGCTCATCGGGCCGCTTTGAGCTTCCATCACCACAAGATCTGCTTCGGTGCTGTCAATGGCCTCCATCACCAGTTCATCCACGCCACGGAAAGAATTATCAATAATGAATTGCGCTTCGACGCCTTCTTTGTGGGCCCAATCGACCCAGTGCTGAGCGCGGTGGGATTGTTCTTCGATGGTGTGCTCGATGATTTGATCCAGCGTCAGCATCTGCCCTTTGAAATTATAAATTCGCGGACGGGTGTCCAGATCAAAAAGGCTTTCAATCGGGCGGGCAATCGCGTGCAACAGGGTCACACTGGATTTCAGGTTTTTCGCCAATTCCAAAACGTGACGGAAGTTGTCCTTGGAATGCTCCCCAAATTCGGTCGGGAACAGGATGTTCTTAGGTGAGCGGGTTTTGGTGGTGTGGGCCCCCACGACGCAGACCGGGACTTCGCTTTGCAAAAGCAGGCTTTCGGCGAAGCTTCCCAGAATAAAACGCTGGAATCCCTCGCGTCCATGGCTGCCGACAACGATCAGGTCGGTTCCGGTGCGCAGGGCATAATGGGACAGGGTTTCTGCAGCCCCAGCGTGCGACTGTGAGGCGTGCGGGATGACCTTGGGGGCGAGCAAGAAGGGAAGATTATAATCCGCCAGAACTTCTTTAAAGAGCGATTCGGCGGTCTTGGAATGATCCGTGACCCAGGCTGGGACTTCATAGGTCGGCAGCACGATTTCGTTTTCACGCAGAAGGTACAGGGGCTCTATTTCTGCGAGCAAAGTGTGATGCAGGCTGGTCAGATAGTCCGCCATACGCTGGTTGAGTTCTTTGTTGTCTTCAAATGCATCTAAAGCCCAGATGATTCTCATAGAACCTCCCGGCCCCTATTGTGCCGTGAAGGGGAGGCGCAATAAAGAACTCGCCTTAGAGCATGTCGGGAATCAGTGTGGCAGGTGACAGGGCTTAAAACGAAAAAAGCCTGCCGGGAAGGGCAGGCTTTTTAAATTAAACCGGAAAGGTCTTATGTGGACGGAGCCGGATCAGAGCTGCCCACTGTTGTGGTGCCAAGCTTCTGAGCTTTTTCTTCGGCCTTTTCGATCTCTTCGATGTATTTCTTGGTCGCTTTCGGAAGTTCATTCCACATGCGCAAGGAAAGAAGAAGACCCATCACCGCAAACGGGATCAGGAACAATGGCCAGTAAGCCCAGCTCTTGTGGGAAAGATAACCGATTGCCAGGGACTGGATACCAGATCCCAGATACACGCAACCATCCACGATACCGGAAGCAGTAGCCGTCATTTTTTTACCGCCGAAGTCAGCCGCCGCAGTACCGGACATCAATGAGTGAACGCCGATAACTGTCAGGGTGATCATGATGGCTGCCAGACCCAGCACAGTGGGGTTGGAGAACAGGCTGAACGCCATGATGATCAAAAGGATGATCATGATGAAGTTGTTGATCGCGGCTGGAGGACCGCGACGGGACTGGAAGAAGCGGTCAGAGATAATCCCCGCCATGAAACCACCAAAGATACCAGTCATGCAAAGCAACAGACCCCAGTTTTTGATGAAGAACTGAGAGCCTTCAAAGAACACGGCATCTTTGTCTTTCATTTCGTGCGCAAATACCAGATACCACTGCATGATGCCGTTACGCAGAACGCCGGAAGTGAAGTCCACCAGGGCGATTGTGATCATCACAGGATTTGTGAAGATCTTTTTCAGCATGAAGCCAATAGTGATTTTAACGTTGGAATCATCGTAGTCAGAAGAAGCATCTGCCGTGTCGAAGTCGCCGAAGTTCGCTTCTGCCGGGGAGTCTTTTAGCAAAACGAAGTCGATCAGGGACCAGCACAGAAGCAGGAAGGCCGGGATCGCAAACACCAGCCACGTTGCGTTGGTTACGCCCGTATCGATGGCAAAGATGTGACGGATGAAGCTTTGGAAGGCTGTTGGTTCGTGGCCCAGTTGCAGTTTGGATGCCTCAACGATCGCCTGACCCCAGTCGAAGGCAAAGTAAACCCCGAAAGAGATCAAAGTGCCGAAGATCGCACCGAAGACACCGCGCTCACGCACGTGGAACCAGTATGCTTTGACCTTGATGATAGAAACCGCACCGTAAGACTGGAAGAACATGTTCAGCGCAAACAATACAGAGTACGCCACCACGATGTTGGTTTTCAAAGTGCCCATCAGATACAGATAGGTTGCACCCGCCATCAGCATATTCATGATGGAAGAGCCCAGAGCCGCGATGATGATACCTTTTTTACCGCCGATCTTATCAACGATCGGACCATTCAGAAGGAAAGAGAACCCGTAGGTGATTGTACCGGCGGCGAAGATGATACCAAATTGTTCTTTGGTCATCAGGTCGCCCAGAGCGTTCTTGGAAACGTTCAGGTTGTAACGTGCCATGTACAGGAAGGCATAGGTCATACCCAGAGGGAACCAGTTTACGAAACGACGAATCATGAACTTGCGTGAATGTCCCAGCGGGTTGTTCTTGAAGTACAAGAAAATAACCGCGAACAGACAGGCGCTGACGAGTAGTAAAGCCATGGAACCTCCGGTAAAATTTCGAGGAAGCTAAAGGAAAATGAGCCACTTTGCAATCTAAAGAGCCTTCAATTCCTCCGAAGTTATTTCAAGATTGTGTCAGGGCGCCGGGAAACTGGTTCCAGAGTGGGATTTTATTTTCCCCTCTCTGTGATACGCTGCAAAAACTTCACGATGAAATCTCTCAAATCTGTTTAATTGGACCCCTGAATTACCCATAAGCAAAACTTATGGAAGCGCTAAAAATTATGACTTTGTGCTTATAGGTCCAGGGCGATATGTTGTGTTTCAGAAGGAGACGTTACAAACGAAACCTTCTAACCTCGGTAGGTTCCTGACCACTCTCCAGCGAAGAGAGACCCGGTCCCAAGAAAACCGCCGCAATCGCGGCTCACAAAGTCCCACCCAAATAGCCCACCTAACACAGCCTACCGAGGGTTGCGCGCGAACACGACGCAATGCTACTTTCAATCCCATGTCATTTAAATATTTCCCCCTCTACGAAAAACAAAAAGATACTACCCAATATAAAAAGATCTCTTCTGATCACGTGCGTGTGGAAAAGATCGGCGAGCGCGAGGTTCTGATCGTGGAACCGGAAGCTCTGGAATTGCTCGCTCAAGAGGCCTTGAGCGATGTGTCGCATCTCTTGCGTCCCAAACATCTGGAAAAGCTCGAAAAAATTCTGCAGGACCCTGAGGCTTCCCCAAATGATCGCTTCGTGGCGGTGGATTTGTTGCGTAATGCGGTGATCGCGGCACAGATGGAGTTCCCGTCCTGTCAGGATACCGGAACAGCGATTGTTGTTGGAAAAAAAGGCGAGCGCGTGTTTACCGGTGCTGATGACAAGGAGTTCCTGTCCAAGGGTATTTACAACACCTATCAAAAAAGAAACCTGCGCTTCTCTCAGATGGCGCCGATTTCTTTCTTTGAGGAAAAAAACACCGGCAGCAATCTGCCGGCACAGATCGACATTTATTCCGAGCAGGGTGATGAATACAACTTCCTGTTCCTGGCAAAAGGTGGCGGCAGTGCGAACAAATCCTATTTGTATCAAAAAACCAAGGCGGTTCTGAATCCTGAGGGTTTTGAAAAGTTCGTGCGCGAAACGCTGAACTCTTTGGGCACAGCCGCATGTCCTCCTTATCATCTGGCGTTCTGCGTGGGCGGAACTTCTGCCGAAGAAACGCTGAAGATCGTAAAATACGCCTCTGCGGGTTATCTGGATGGTCTGCCAACCACGGGCAGCGAAGGCGGCCGTGCCTACCGTGATCTGGAAATGGAAAAACAAGTTGAGCAGTGGGCTCGCGAA
Coding sequences within it:
- a CDS encoding OsmC family protein, which encodes MDSRSDGGKDQGPSPKELLLASICGCTGMDVVSILQKMRVGLQSCNVDADTDTTAGYPSIFDRVKLKFLVKGDMKNEQLMKAVTLSMTKYCGVSAMVVKASPIDYEVFLNDVKIGEGQADFESAAKA
- the arfB gene encoding alternative ribosome rescue aminoacyl-tRNA hydrolase ArfB — encoded protein: MIEIQIPFAELDFTYARSRGPGGQNVNRTNSAAILRWNLMSSQVISEELKLRLQAKLAAQLTEDGDILIRSDVHRDQDQNRSECIARLHALLRKALFVPKKRVATKPSRSSVRKRLDTKRKHSETKTLRQKVK
- a CDS encoding MFS transporter — protein: MFSKQEKLLLAILASIQFSSIVDFMIMMPLGPQLMRMFAINPHQFGLLVSSYTFFAGLSGFAASFFLDKFDRKACLLFFFIGFSVGTVACGLAPNYEMLLLARGLTGVFGGVLGSLVLSIVSDAISYERRGSAMGVIMTSFSMASILGVPFSLYLANQFNWHAPFIFLGCTSLALCVVIWFKVPAMSKHLEGGTNKEPMWNTITRIASNKNQRRGLYFMSSVMFGHFAIIPFLSPSLVANAGLSESQLPLMYMIGGAFTIFSSPFIGRLADRYGKHKVFLWGALVTLIPYWVITHLGPSPLWVVLAICAFFFVVSGGRMIPATALVSGTARPQNRGSFMSIVSCVQQLSSAVSSYIGGLIVTTGANGRLEHYPTVGYIAIGFTFVAIFLSRRIEAVEGGGPAPVEHVAEPAV
- a CDS encoding sulfite exporter TauE/SafE family protein yields the protein MFELLLLITSMAAGFLGALLGLGGGIIVVPVLTLVYHVDIRYAIAASLISIVATSSGAAASYLKDSLTNLRLAVFLEVGTVSGAIVGFLISSFIKAQFLFLLFGTFLLFSALMMLRKRGEHIATVNHPWAEKLKLDGIYPESDNRLVEYKVQNVPLGLFAMFGAGVMSALLGIGSGIFKVLAMDGAMKLPIKVSSATSNFMIGVTASASAGAYLLRGDIRPEIAAPVAVGIIVGSFVGAKAMVKIPAVRIRQIFVVVLSIVSIQMIIKGLK
- a CDS encoding DUF1634 domain-containing protein codes for the protein MTPTPQTKPDKDSLHDLELTISQILRGGVLFAGIFLLTGWVWMWLRDGDNLQSFTVYEPRPFVENIQWALVMNDRALLIAQFGLVVLVCLPLVRVLMTAILFLKQKDKGLAVMALTVFVALVGSFLLGIDL
- a CDS encoding DUF4442 domain-containing protein; translation: MKNLKYTLFVHLYGLFKIPLVLFVSPRVVEAGKKRFVIKIPLGYRTKNHLNSMYFGALGIGAELSIAAAAVFAIAESKQKIDFVFKDFKGDYLKRGDGDVHFICDEVEMVNSLIEESKTNPHRIERKMKGYAIVPSVSETEPIMTYELTLSVRNRSLKA
- a CDS encoding NAD(P)H-dependent flavin oxidoreductase produces the protein MLKKIKTSFTDTMGINYPIIAAPMFLVSNTDIVVEASEAGGIGTFPALNYRPIEQYAEALKNIKSRTKKPIGVNVIVNKSNTRQNEDIKVALDHGVDMFITSLGSPKSVIQDAHKNGAKVFCDVTNLEHALKVQDMGADGVIAVGAGAGGHAGPISPLVLIPWLKTRLQIPIIAAGGIAHGSMISACLALGASGVSVGTRFIASREAQVDQSYKDAIVKSTPEDIVMTTRVSGTPAAVINTPYVQKMGTDLPWAMKILKDYKLTKKYMVPLIHLMGMKSLEAAATKPTWKTVWTAGQSVGLVEEILTVKEIYAKLINEYDESVKSLSQLGLE
- a CDS encoding TetR/AcrR family transcriptional regulator encodes the protein MGAAPQTHTSPEKKYMLKIPVQKRSKETVASIVESCARLLVQEPYHAITTDKIAEMAGVSIGSLYQFFANKEAIVAAVIDDLLQKDLAYIEEKLAHLQTPDLDAKIHAFIDIGFTRFHDNRPLRTALQGVQGMLDYWETRRVFFEHYQKAVLAHMPAYQGRDRDMMALFVVSCFNNILQLGLLGPQTVEREEAIKKEVFTLFSRYLKP
- a CDS encoding response regulator transcription factor, which gives rise to MDGQNDLKHFANLGTKLGLCVKDQDKRVLYQNGNSIRTCGNMLGQQCSKTCMTLYKKIEECSAISEGMKLFKATEIEGHKVDALIVNDGDKITTMLYPLDESEEKFQKQEAYFREKGLTKSEIRIMQMVLQGMTNANIAEKLFISKATLKTHLNNIYKKLPESMRPSQVRN
- a CDS encoding universal stress protein, with product MRIIWALDAFEDNKELNQRMADYLTSLHHTLLAEIEPLYLLRENEIVLPTYEVPAWVTDHSKTAESLFKEVLADYNLPFLLAPKVIPHASQSHAGAAETLSHYALRTGTDLIVVGSHGREGFQRFILGSFAESLLLQSEVPVCVVGAHTTKTRSPKNILFPTEFGEHSKDNFRHVLELAKNLKSSVTLLHAIARPIESLFDLDTRPRIYNFKGQMLTLDQIIEHTIEEQSHRAQHWVDWAHKEGVEAQFIIDNSFRGVDELVMEAIDSTEADLVVMEAQSGPMSAALLGSYTRNVVRKAHCPVYVLTRHFYDKKEDRFVEPSP
- a CDS encoding MFS transporter; the encoded protein is MALLLVSACLFAVIFLYFKNNPLGHSRKFMIRRFVNWFPLGMTYAFLYMARYNLNVSKNALGDLMTKEQFGIIFAAGTITYGFSFLLNGPIVDKIGGKKGIIIAALGSSIMNMLMAGATYLYLMGTLKTNIVVAYSVLFALNMFFQSYGAVSIIKVKAYWFHVRERGVFGAIFGTLISFGVYFAFDWGQAIVEASKLQLGHEPTAFQSFIRHIFAIDTGVTNATWLVFAIPAFLLLCWSLIDFVLLKDSPAEANFGDFDTADASSDYDDSNVKITIGFMLKKIFTNPVMITIALVDFTSGVLRNGIMQWYLVFAHEMKDKDAVFFEGSQFFIKNWGLLLCMTGIFGGFMAGIISDRFFQSRRGPPAAINNFIMIILLIIMAFSLFSNPTVLGLAAIMITLTVIGVHSLMSGTAAADFGGKKMTATASGIVDGCVYLGSGIQSLAIGYLSHKSWAYWPLFLIPFAVMGLLLSLRMWNELPKATKKYIEEIEKAEEKAQKLGTTTVGSSDPAPST
- a CDS encoding fumarate hydratase — protein: MSFKYFPLYEKQKDTTQYKKISSDHVRVEKIGEREVLIVEPEALELLAQEALSDVSHLLRPKHLEKLEKILQDPEASPNDRFVAVDLLRNAVIAAQMEFPSCQDTGTAIVVGKKGERVFTGADDKEFLSKGIYNTYQKRNLRFSQMAPISFFEEKNTGSNLPAQIDIYSEQGDEYNFLFLAKGGGSANKSYLYQKTKAVLNPEGFEKFVRETLNSLGTAACPPYHLAFCVGGTSAEETLKIVKYASAGYLDGLPTTGSEGGRAYRDLEMEKQVEQWARETGIGAQFGGKYFVHDVRVIRLPRHGASCPIGVGVSCSADRNIKGKITRDGIFLEQLELHPEQYLPNHLQDAGAEAIEIDLNKPMAETLKVLSQQKVATRVMLNGPMIVARDIAHAKLKEKVDRGEGVPQYFKDYAVYYAGPAKTPKGYASGSFGPTTSERMDPYVGTFQALGGSMIMLGKGNRSPQVTEACKQYGGFYLGSIGGPAARLGKECITKVEVLDFPELGMESVWKIEVKDFPAFIIVDDKGNDFFKSVIRKL